Part of the Coleofasciculus sp. FACHB-1120 genome is shown below.
GAAGTCTCCAAGGGTATTGCCAATGCTGGGTTTCAAACGGGTGTGCCGATAATTTTTGGCATTCTGACGGTAGATACGATGCAACAAGCCTTGGAAAGAGCTGGCATCAAGAGTAACCACGGCTGGGAATACGCGATGAATGCCCTAGAGATGGCAAGCTTAATGCAGCAGCTCAAAGGGAATGCAGGTGGCGCATCCTACGGTAATAATTCGGTTCATACGGTAACAGCCCAAGCGCTACCAGTTTCGCCGAACCTGGCGATTTCTCCAGAGTCAGCAGTTGAACGCAACGCATCTGATTCTCTTTGATCGTTGCACTGAAAGTCGGGTGCGCTAGAATTGGGGCGGGTTTTCCCGCCCAAAGCCGCGAATTTAGGCCGCGAAGTCAGGAAGATTGATCTCTCGTCTTTCATCCCACCCTTCGGGAAGGGCAAAGCCGGAGATCCTTCATTTTTGCCCTAGCACTTCTCGTCCCAGGTAAGGTTGCAGCGCTTCGGGTATCTTGATGGTGCCATCGGGTTGTTGATAGTTCTCCAGAATCGCTGCCATCGTGCGCCCGATTGCCAAGCCGGAACCATTCAGCGTATGGACAAATTGGGTTCCTTTTTTTCCAGCTTCTTTGAAACGAATGCTGCCGCGCCGCGCCTGAAAATCCCTAAAGTTGGAGCAGCTAGAAATCTCGCGGTATTTCCCAGCAGAAGGGAGCCATACCTCTAGGTCATAGCACTTTGCTGCGCCAAACCCTAAATCCCCAGTGCATAGCTCAATGACGCGATAAGGCAACTTCAACGCCTGCAAAATTGCTTCGGCATTTTGTACAAGCGATTCATGCTCTGCGGCTGAATTGTTGGGATGGACAAGTTTTACCAACTCGACTTTATTAAACTGGTGCAGTCGAATTAGCCCCCGCGTGTCTCGTCCGTAGCTACCTGCTTCCCGACGAAAACAGGGAGTATAGGCACAGTGATAGATAGGCAACTGCGACGCCTCCAAGATTTCATCTCGATAGAGATTCGTCACTGGCACTTCAGCAGTAGGAGCAAGCCACAAGTCATCTTGAGCGCATTTGAAGCTTTCGTCAGCAAATTTGGGCAGCTGACTTGTGGCGGTGAGCGATTCGCTGTTGATTAGAAAGGGGGGAATGACTTCTACATATCCAGCCGCGATTTGCCGGTCGAGCATGAAGCTAATTAAAGCTCTTTCCAAGGCAGCACCGGCACCGATTAGCGTGACAAAACGACTTTGTGCAACTTTAGCGGAGCGCTCAAAGTTGAGAATTCCCATTTGTTCGCCGATTTCCCAGTGGGGAAGAATTTCGGAGTTTTGAGGCAAGTATTCATCCCCCCAGCGGCGGACTTCTACATTCTCTTCTTCACTTTTACCAATGGGTGTGGACTCACTGGGTAAGTTAGGAAACGATAACAAGAGGGCTTCTAACTCGGCTTTCAGGGTTCTTTCATGGGGTTCTAGTTCGGCAATCTGGTTTTTGATTTGGTTGCCTTCTTCCCGCAACGCTTGGATTTCTGAGCCGTTGGGATCGCTACCCGATTTAATTTTTTGACCGACTAATTTGCCGATTTCGTTCCCACGCGCTTGGAGTTGACTTCGCTTTGCTTCCAGTTCCCGTTGCTGCTGGTCTCGCTGCAAAATCGGCTGTAGGTCATATTGCCCGATCCCGCGACGATTCAGGCGCTCTTGTACACCTTCTGAATTTTCCCGTATCTGCTTGAGGTCTAGCACAGATTTTTTCCAGCTTTTTTTGCCAATTAATCAGAATACACTGCGATCGCGCGATCGCGATGATTCAGCCGAGAGTCTGTATGCGCTCTTAGCCTTCTTTACTGGCTGATGCCGCAATTCGACCCTTCGCCTTGGTTACTGTCGGTTGATGCGACTATATAACCACAAGGAAACAACAATCCCGGCAAAGTGCGCGGTAATCGTATGAGTATTCGCTAGCACCACAAAAATATCTAAGGGTTGAATCAACCGATTAATAAATTGGGGATCGTAAATTGCTACCCCACCTTGAGCCTGAGCCAGCGACTTTGCCAGCAGAGTGCCGGTAATCGCTTCTGCGCCCAGAACTGCTAATAATAATCCGCCTAAACTGACGAGTAATCCGAACCTTAAAACTTTAATCGTATCTGCCTTTTTCGGGCGGAGGTTGGGATTAGAATCTTTTAGCTGTATGCCCAAACGGGTGTAACGCCAAGCTTGATAAACACTGAAATACAGCACTAAAAGACCGCAAACCGCAAAAAAGATACTGCCACCCGTCCCTGGACTAGCAGCGGCAGCGCCACTAGCACGCGGCTGGGCTGCGGGGATGGCAAACAAGAAAATTATGGTGGAAACAACGCCTAGGACTAACTGAACCCAAAAGCCAATCCAGCCAGCGATCCGAAAAGAGCCAGCGATTCGCTGTAGAGCTGAAGGAACGGGAGATGAATCGAACTGTTCTCGCATAAATTGATTTTAAATCGGTTTAATTCCGGATTTATCTATAAACAGAGCGTTTTGTTGAACAAGTAATGCAATCCCAAATTTATCCGGTAATCTTCCTAACCACCAGTTTGAGGCAATGGGGCAGCAAAATTCAAAGATGTTTAACCTCTGGAGAACTTTTAACCCAATGGAGCCGTCTTTCTTTCGAGAGCAGGCTGCTGATTTACTTAGCTTTGATGACGGCCTGCCATTTCCAGAGCAGCCCTCTCGAAGTGGAAGCAGCATCATGAAATTCCTGCAACCGAATCTCAGGCAGCATTTACTCTGCGTCGTTTACGCAGTTGGTTTGGTAGGTAGTTTGGCAGTCTATCAAAGAACGCTGATGCCGAAACCGCTTTCGGTGGCGCAAAAACATTGGGCAGCGATCGCTACGGAAAATCCGAAGCGTACAGTCACACAATACAGTGACAATGCCATTCTAATGCGCTCCTATGGCGCTCTGGATGAAGTCTACCAGGGGAAATCCATCTACCCAGCCTGGAAAGAATTTTTCTCCAAGTACAAAATTCAAGATTTCCAGGTTGTTAAACAACAGCAGCGCGATCGCGCTGTCGAAGCGGTCATCACGATCCATGCCAAGTCCAAGCACGGAACCCCTGTTGTTCTGTCACTTTCCTATCAGGTGCAGTTTGATAAGGATGGCAAAATCATCCGTGAAGTCTGGCAGGCTAACCCAGAATTGAGTGTCTAAAATTGATGGTATCGTTCTGTCCTTTTGCCCGCTGACATCACGCGCTACTTTTGCTCGTTCGTGGTCTCAGTACAGCAGTGATCGAAGCGTTGTTTCGGGTGTGTTTTCTCGTTGATAAAGGCATCGTTAGTGTAGGGAAACCTATCCTAATCTAATTTGTTTGGCTGGGAGTTCAGTGAATTATGCAGATGAAATTTGACGATATTTATCAATTTTTTCAAGACCCTCCTCCAACTTATCTCAACAAAGAACTAGCGGTGTGTTACGTCCTTTCAGTTTTGTTAAGTGGAGAATCCTACGGAACAGAACTCATCGGTCGCCTAGAGAGTGAATATCCTACCTATCGGCTGTCTGATACCGTCTTATACAGCGCCCTAAAATTTTTGGAAGACCAAGCTGCTATCACAGGTTATTGGAAAAAAGTGGAAGGGAGAGGAAGACCTCGTCGAATGTATCAAATTCGCCCAGAGTGTGTAGAACAGGCTCATGACCTGGCTCGTCTTTGGGGTGACTACACCATGAGAGACTCTCAAGCCATCTGAGCTAATCCCAAAGGAAGCTCTCTTGCGATAGGCTATAGGTTATAGGCTTTTCTTGTATCTCTTGGACAAGAGCCTATTTTCCATTGCTCTATCTAGAAATTCGTGAATACGACAATTCTCTCTTCAACATTTCTGCTAACACTGTTGTTAGCAGTCGGACTATTTTTCTTTATTCGAGCCTCCGCTAAAGACCGAACGCAACAAGTAAAACTGATTGCGGAGCAACCAGAAGAATCGATTTTAATTCAATTGCAACAATATTTCGATCGGCGTGCCTACCGGATTGCGGCGGTGGATGCAAAGCAAAATCAAGTTACATTCCAAGGCTTTGTCCGCCCCAGTTGGTTTTTGGCAATCTTTTTGACGTTGTTAGCTTTTTGTGGCTTTCTTTGTTTGGCACTCGTTTTAGCAATACTATTTCCTCAAGTAGCCAAGATTTTTCTAGGTTTGGTTCTCCTTTCACCAGCAGCTGGCGTTTTTTATTGGAAAAAAGCTGGACGCAGCGAACAAGTTTCCCTGAAGGTGGAAACATTAGCCGGTGTCGAAAAAGAGAACAGAAGTTTAATTACAGTCGTCGCCCATCGTGATGAATTGGCTCAATTGCAACAGGAACTCCCATTCAAACCTTGCGAATGAAAACTCTCCTGCTAAAAATCTTAAAAAATTCCAAAATATAGTCAGTCTGCGAATCAAAAAGATTTTTAATTAGAAGGAAAGATTCAAGATTTCTTCTAAAACAATAGGGGCGGTTCGCAAACCGCCCCTATAACCGAGTTTTCACGTTTAATGCCTAAAACTTCAGCTGCTACGAACAGCGGCGAGGGTAGGCTTTTCCACAGGATTGTCGATTATCCTAAGGCTAGGAAACAGAAAATGATTTTCTTCAACATATTGGGCACCAAATAGCCCTTTTTCCGCCCAAAAGTACCGATCTGTGGTGTGTTCGTTCCGCTTCACGAGAAGTAAAGCGGGCGGAAGGATTCCCTCAGTTTGAATAAACTTTCGCGCGGCAGTGACTGGTTTATCTTCGCCACTTTCAATACTATACTGAGGGACATGCTCTAAAATTCTACGTCCTTCCTGGCGACGGCGACTTTTCCGCTTACGTCTTCTAGCCAACCTCCTTACCTCCCTTTTAAATCTGACAGTTGTAATGATAGATACAAAAACCGTCGCAAGTATATCGGTTTGAGTTCAAAATATCAACCGCCTTTTACTGATTGATACAAATATTACAAACCTCAGAAATCGACATAGGACAGCAACAGAATCGGCAATAGACGCTATATATGCAAGCTTGTCCAAACTAGAGCCTAGATATAGCGTGTAAGGCGCTATATTCCTTCAGACTTGACAAAATTTAGCCAGTTTGGAAGCAGTTTTATAACCGAAGTATCCTGAGATATTGTTAAAATTTTTGTAATAAAAAGAAACAAAAATCAGGTCTTTGCACGATTTTTGCCGCTTCAGCGCAATTGCGTGCCAGGATCGACAAAAGAAAATCAGCTCCAATTCATGCAATTCTCGTCGCTGTCAAGTAGCCAAGTATAAGCGAATGTGTCTATGTCTACCAGTTCAGAATTCGTAACTTTGTGCCAATCACAAGTAGCACTATTAACTCAAGGACTGGGAGCTGCCTTGAGTGTTGTGTATTTAACGGAAGAACTGGTAGAGGGCGTCCCAACTAAGCTAAGGCCGGTTGTTGCTTACCCACAAACAGCGATGGAATGGGAAACGGATGAGATTTCGGCTCTGGGATTTTCCAGTCAACCACTGGCGTCCATTCCTCGGTTACTGTCAGCAGCATCTCCGGTTCCTCAGAAGTCCGATGCGGTTTCTGAGACGAGTTCAACGGAATCGATGGCTGAAGTCGGGAAAGAAGAAACTCTGGATGAATTGCAGGCAAACACGGGGGCATCCCTCCGCCAGCGATCGCTCTTCGCCGATGCTAACCTAAGTGGCTCCTCGCGCCAAATTGTGGTGCCTTTGTTGCATGAAGGTGTGGTGATGGGGTTGCTGGTGACGGCTCGTGAAGATAGACCGTGGAACAAGCGAGAACGAACCGCGATTGAACGGATTGCCGATACACTCGCGATCGCCTGCATTCTGGATCGGCGTTCCCAATGGTTTGAGCAGCAACTCAGTCAGCAACGGCATCTTCAGGCTCAACAGCGCGATCTTATGGACGATCTGATCCACCAGTTTCGCAATCCCATGACCGCCTTACGGACATTTGGCAAGTTGCTCCTCAGACGACTGGTACCTGGAGATGCGAACCGGGAAGTTGCCAACAGCATCGTGCGCGAAAGCGATCGCCTGCAAGAGTTGCTTCTACAGTTCGATCGGGCAGTGGATATGGACGAAGGCGAGCTAGTGCCTTTGTACGGGCAAATCGCGGATCGTTCTTACGATGCAGTTCCCGTGCCGATTGCCCCGTCTTGCCCGCTTCCCCCAAAAGGTGAAGGTTTAGGAAATCCTTACTCTCCCTTGGGATTGGAACCTCAGACAATTCCCACGAGAGCGCTGGCGTTGGAATCCTGCTCGGTAGCTAAAGTTTTGGAACCCCTTGTGGTGACATCCAGTGCGATCGCCCAAGAAAAAAATCTGGATTTATTGGCAGAAATTCCCCCCAATTTGCCGCCAGTACAAGCCAATGCTAAAGCGCTGCGCGAGGTGTTGAGCAATCTGATCGACAATGCTTTGAAATATACCCCAGCGGGTGGGCAAGTTTATATTCAGGCAGGAAATCGACGGCAAACTTCTCAGGGAGATTTTCAGGCGATCGCAATTAGCGATACTGGCCCTGGCATTCCTGTGCAAGATAAAGAACATTTGTTTGAGCGACACTACCGAGGCGTCCAGGCAGAAACTGAGATTCCGGGGAGTGGATTGGGTTTAGCGATCGCGCGAGATTTGGTGGAACAAATGGAGGGCGAAATTGAAGTCATTAGCCCCGCCGAACGCAACTGGCTCGATCGGAGTATTCCGCACACTCAAGGACCCGGAACGACCTTTATTGTCTGGTTACTTACTGAAGCCTTAAAGGGCGAGGATGAAGTTTGATAAGTTGCTCTTACATTTACTTGTATTTGAGCTGGTAACGGGGAATACAATTACTCATCTGGCGCGATCACTCTGCATGGTATAGCAGTCATAAATGATTCGTGAAAGCGAGATGCCCGACTTTTTGGAGAAGTCGGGCATCTGAACTGCTGGCATCTCACAACTCAAATAGTGGGACTTAGACAAAAACTAAGGCAAAAATGGCTTCAAACCTAGACAGAGAGATATTTTCAGCTCGAATATGCATAAATCTAGTATTCACAAGGGTTTCAGGCGTTTTTAGGTCATCGACCTCTTTTCCTTGCCCAGAAAGCTTTTCAGCCCCTTTAGAGCCTTGAAATTTGTTTAAGTCCCGATAGGATTGAGATAAGATGCCATTTAGGATTAAAAACCCGGTTTCTGGAAGAAACCGGGTTTAGAAAATGCTTATTTTTTTGTGCCTTCTCTGCTTAGAGAATGAAGCAAGCAGCAGTCAAATACAATTGCACGCTTCATCCTACAAACATTACTGCTCTAGCACTAACTCTTCATTTAAGCGCAGATTGAGATCGGTATCCGGGTCAATCGCAATCAGATCGACTCTATCCCGACCGAGGAACAGTCCGATGAGTCCACCAATTCCCAGACCGCCCAAGACTTCTTCGGTAGCGATCGCTTTGTCACCCGTTACAGCAGAAACCGCAGCAGCCGCAGCAGCACCTAATGCGGCATTCTTGAGGATACCCCCAACGCTAGAACCCTTGGTAACGGATTCGGTTTTGGTAATGGTTTGAGAAGTAGCATCGATAGCCACCCGTTGACCGTTCGTCAAAACCAGTTCCTTCGCTACAAACTGAGAACCTCCCTGAGCTGGTTGCAGTTCACCGACCACTTGGCTTCCAGAGGGGATTAGCACCGTTCCATCAGATGTGGTGATATTTGCTGCTACCGTTAGCGTCAGCGGTGCCTTTTCGTCCTTTGTAACCAGAATCTTTTCTTTCTCGTACCTAACTGGAATAGTGGTTCCAGCCGGAATCGCGACTGTCGTATCCTCTGGCGGTGTGTCGTTGAGAGAGACAATATAGGGCGAGTTAATTGCCGCTACTTGTCCAGAACTCACCAATGCCTGATAGATGAAAGCTGCTACCTCGGCTCTCGTCGCATTCCGAGTTGGATTCAGCGTTTCGACAACCGGATAGTTCACTACAATGCTCTTCTCTGTCGCCGCAGCAATGCTATTGCGAGCATAGCTAGAGATGGAAGAAGCATCGTTATACACTTGCAAATCAGTCGATACGGCATTGGTGGCAGTGTAATTCAAGCCATTCGCCAAGGAAACTAGAACTTGCTCGCGGGGAATATTTTGTGTAGGTCTAAAGACATTACCAGGATAACCCGACAAAAATCCCATTTCGTAAGCTTCACGGATAGCCGAGTATGCCCAGTAGGTCGATGAAAGATCCACAAAATTAACAGCATCGCGGATTTTATTCTTGTTGAAGGCTTTACGAACCATCGCCGCGAATTGGGCACGAGTTACTGGATCGTTGGGTCGGAATGTACCATCGGGGAACCCGGCGATTACATCACGTTGTGCCAGTTCTTGAATAAAACTAGCAGCCCAGTAGCTTGAGGATACATCACTAAAGTTGATAGCTTGAGCAACAGCCGGTGCCGGTGACAGAATTGTTTCTACTAGGGGAGCCATCGAACCTGCCGACATTCCCAGCATTAGTAGTAAGGCTGTTCCTGATTTCAAGCGCTTTAAGTTAGACATTTAGAACCTTCTCCACTTTTCGCATTCCTTTGTTTATTTAGACCTAAGATTACCTGATAGGTTCCTATAAATTTCAATCTCAAGAAATTTATTTACTGCCGTGACAGATTATAGAAATATAGACAGTTTCAGAAGAAAGTTCTGGACTCCCTAAGAGGGAAAGACGCATATTTTGCAAAAATAGTTGCTTGTTGTAGAAAAAATCGGCTTCCAGAACCTCTGGAAGCCCATAACAATAGATGGGAATCCTCATATATTGCACTAAGTCGTCAGAATGGAATGCTGAGGCGATCGCATTCACGAAAAGTACAGAGTAAGCGAAACTCAAGGGTTTTGTAACCTGCTCCGGTAGTTTCGTTTGCGTGTTTGCTGTCGCTGTGCGGTTGAAACCGCCCGGTACAAGACGCCCGCGGCAAGATGTGATGAATACAAAAAAAGGCACGCGATGTGTTGCGTGCCCAATTTGTGGAATGATGATGTCGAAATTTTGGTCTTTATCTACTCTTTATCTATTAGTCTCAAAGCTAGTTCTGATGGTCAACCCATCGACGGTAGAGTTTTTGAATCGCTTTAAGAACAGGGCTAGGGGCTGACTTCTGGGAGGTACCGCTGGGATCTAGAAGCTGTAATCGCGTCAGGAGTTTAGCTTCCTCGATTGCTACCTCGCCATCGCTATAAATTAAGGCGCTGAGGGCTTCAATAAGACGCTGGTAATCTTCGGTGCTGGGGCGATCGCCTAAATAATCTTGCACCCAGTTGTAGACCTCGCTTGGGCTTACAGCTACGAGTTCATACAACAAAGGCTGAATCTCTGGATCGTCAGCAATGCCGTTTTCCTTCGCCACTCGCTGAAGATATTGCCGTTCCTCTGACTGAATTTTGCCATCGATCCAAGCTGCGCCGATGAGAATTTTAACAAGCTGTTTAACACTAGAATTGGCTACCATTGGCTTTTCCCTTATTTCCCCTAACAGATTAATCCATCAGCAGATTTCTGCAACCACAACTACCATAGAGGCTTAGCTATTTTTCTTCTGTAGCCGCACCATAAAGAATCCATCCATTTGATGCCGATGGGGCCAGACCTTGATCCACCCAGCAGGGGTAGTATAAGCTGCTGCTGGTGAATTGGGGTTGGGGGGCAAAATCTGCCACTGGGGGTAACGCTCTAAAAAGGTGCGAACAACACCTTCATTCTCCAATGGATGCAAGGTACAAGTTGCATAAACCAGAATTCCATCCGGTTTAACCCAGGTAGCCACTCGATCTAATAGTTCGCCTTGCAGAATTGAAAGTTCCTGCACCGTCTGTAGAGTTTGCCGCCAACGGGCGTCAGCATGACGATGCAGCGTTCCCAGCCCAGAACAGGGGGCATCGAGTAAGACTCTATCAGCTTGCCTATCAGCTTGATTAATAAACTGGGGTAGGTTGCGGCTGTCCCCCTCCTGAATTTGAATCGAGTGCAAACTTAACCGTTTAGTATTTTCTTGCAGTTTCCGGAGGCGGGAAGCCGTCTTGTCACACGCCCAAACGGT
Proteins encoded:
- the serS gene encoding serine--tRNA ligase; translated protein: MLDLKQIRENSEGVQERLNRRGIGQYDLQPILQRDQQQRELEAKRSQLQARGNEIGKLVGQKIKSGSDPNGSEIQALREEGNQIKNQIAELEPHERTLKAELEALLLSFPNLPSESTPIGKSEEENVEVRRWGDEYLPQNSEILPHWEIGEQMGILNFERSAKVAQSRFVTLIGAGAALERALISFMLDRQIAAGYVEVIPPFLINSESLTATSQLPKFADESFKCAQDDLWLAPTAEVPVTNLYRDEILEASQLPIYHCAYTPCFRREAGSYGRDTRGLIRLHQFNKVELVKLVHPNNSAAEHESLVQNAEAILQALKLPYRVIELCTGDLGFGAAKCYDLEVWLPSAGKYREISSCSNFRDFQARRGSIRFKEAGKKGTQFVHTLNGSGLAIGRTMAAILENYQQPDGTIKIPEALQPYLGREVLGQK
- a CDS encoding S-layer homology domain-containing protein; the protein is MSNLKRLKSGTALLLMLGMSAGSMAPLVETILSPAPAVAQAINFSDVSSSYWAASFIQELAQRDVIAGFPDGTFRPNDPVTRAQFAAMVRKAFNKNKIRDAVNFVDLSSTYWAYSAIREAYEMGFLSGYPGNVFRPTQNIPREQVLVSLANGLNYTATNAVSTDLQVYNDASSISSYARNSIAAATEKSIVVNYPVVETLNPTRNATRAEVAAFIYQALVSSGQVAAINSPYIVSLNDTPPEDTTVAIPAGTTIPVRYEKEKILVTKDEKAPLTLTVAANITTSDGTVLIPSGSQVVGELQPAQGGSQFVAKELVLTNGQRVAIDATSQTITKTESVTKGSSVGGILKNAALGAAAAAAVSAVTGDKAIATEEVLGGLGIGGLIGLFLGRDRVDLIAIDPDTDLNLRLNEELVLEQ
- a CDS encoding DUF3155 domain-containing protein, translated to MARRRKRKSRRRQEGRRILEHVPQYSIESGEDKPVTAARKFIQTEGILPPALLLVKRNEHTTDRYFWAEKGLFGAQYVEENHFLFPSLRIIDNPVEKPTLAAVRSS
- a CDS encoding GAF domain-containing sensor histidine kinase, encoding MSTSSEFVTLCQSQVALLTQGLGAALSVVYLTEELVEGVPTKLRPVVAYPQTAMEWETDEISALGFSSQPLASIPRLLSAASPVPQKSDAVSETSSTESMAEVGKEETLDELQANTGASLRQRSLFADANLSGSSRQIVVPLLHEGVVMGLLVTAREDRPWNKRERTAIERIADTLAIACILDRRSQWFEQQLSQQRHLQAQQRDLMDDLIHQFRNPMTALRTFGKLLLRRLVPGDANREVANSIVRESDRLQELLLQFDRAVDMDEGELVPLYGQIADRSYDAVPVPIAPSCPLPPKGEGLGNPYSPLGLEPQTIPTRALALESCSVAKVLEPLVVTSSAIAQEKNLDLLAEIPPNLPPVQANAKALREVLSNLIDNALKYTPAGGQVYIQAGNRRQTSQGDFQAIAISDTGPGIPVQDKEHLFERHYRGVQAETEIPGSGLGLAIARDLVEQMEGEIEVISPAERNWLDRSIPHTQGPGTTFIVWLLTEALKGEDEV
- a CDS encoding cofactor assembly of complex C subunit B, coding for MNTTILSSTFLLTLLLAVGLFFFIRASAKDRTQQVKLIAEQPEESILIQLQQYFDRRAYRIAAVDAKQNQVTFQGFVRPSWFLAIFLTLLAFCGFLCLALVLAILFPQVAKIFLGLVLLSPAAGVFYWKKAGRSEQVSLKVETLAGVEKENRSLITVVAHRDELAQLQQELPFKPCE
- a CDS encoding DUF3611 family protein, encoding MREQFDSSPVPSALQRIAGSFRIAGWIGFWVQLVLGVVSTIIFLFAIPAAQPRASGAAAASPGTGGSIFFAVCGLLVLYFSVYQAWRYTRLGIQLKDSNPNLRPKKADTIKVLRFGLLVSLGGLLLAVLGAEAITGTLLAKSLAQAQGGVAIYDPQFINRLIQPLDIFVVLANTHTITAHFAGIVVSLWLYSRINRQ
- the ribH gene encoding 6,7-dimethyl-8-ribityllumazine synthase yields the protein MAVFEGTFTQTQPLRFAIVIGRFNDLVTTKLLEGCQDCLKRHGIDVNPQGTQVDYAWVPGSFEVPLVAHQLALTRRYDAVICLGAVIRGQTPHFDYVSSEVSKGIANAGFQTGVPIIFGILTVDTMQQALERAGIKSNHGWEYAMNALEMASLMQQLKGNAGGASYGNNSVHTVTAQALPVSPNLAISPESAVERNASDSL
- a CDS encoding PadR family transcriptional regulator is translated as MKFDDIYQFFQDPPPTYLNKELAVCYVLSVLLSGESYGTELIGRLESEYPTYRLSDTVLYSALKFLEDQAAITGYWKKVEGRGRPRRMYQIRPECVEQAHDLARLWGDYTMRDSQAI
- a CDS encoding TerB family tellurite resistance protein, giving the protein MVANSSVKQLVKILIGAAWIDGKIQSEERQYLQRVAKENGIADDPEIQPLLYELVAVSPSEVYNWVQDYLGDRPSTEDYQRLIEALSALIYSDGEVAIEEAKLLTRLQLLDPSGTSQKSAPSPVLKAIQKLYRRWVDHQN